In one Erinaceus europaeus chromosome 3, mEriEur2.1, whole genome shotgun sequence genomic region, the following are encoded:
- the LOC103124403 gene encoding large ribosomal subunit protein uL1-like produces the protein MDIEVLKKLNKNKKLAKKDNAFLASESLIKQLPRILGLGLKKAGKFPSLLSHSENIVAKVDEVKPTIQFQMKKVLCLAVAVGHMKMTDDELVYNIHLAVNFLVSLLKKNWQNVRALYIKSTMGKPQRLY, from the coding sequence ATGGACATCGAAGTGCTGAAGAAACTCAACAAGAACAAGAAGCTGGCCAAGAAGGATAATGCCTTTTTGGCTTCAGAGTCTCTGATCAAGCAGCTCCCCAGAATCCTGGGCCTAGGCCTGAAAAAGGCTGGCAAGTTTCCTTCCTTGCTAAGCCACAGTGAGAACATAGTGGCCAAAGTTGATGAAGTAAAGCCTACAATCCAGTTCCAAATGAAGAAGGTGCTGTGTCTGGCAGTGGCTGTTGGCCACATGAAAATGACAGATGATGAGCTTGTATACAACATCCACTTAGCTGTTAATTTCCTGGTGTCATTGCTCAAGAAGAATTGGCAGAATGTGCGGGCTTTATACATCAAAAGCACCATGGGCAAACCCCAGCGTCTGTACTAA